The nucleotide sequence ATCCAAGCCCATggcctcctctgtctctctgatacTGCTGGTCAGCACGTGTATGTCATTGTTGATCCTTTCAATCTTTTCTTTCATCCTCtgactcttctcctcctcttcctgtttcagcTGTGACATCAGAGCAGCCTCCTCATCACGGAGGTACTGTTGCATCTTCTCAAACTCCTCCCTCAGGATCTGGGCTGTTTGTACTGATTGGCTCTGTTAGGTAATAGGTAATGAAACATCTTGTTAGAGGATTACTTTCATATTCTATTTCATATTACTTTCATTACTTTTCAAAGCAATACTGTAATTGATCAAGTATGGTACAATGGCGAACAACGGCGATTTTGAGCCTATATGTGTTTTAAGACCTAGAACAATTTGTGAATTTTCCAAGAATTTGTGGAAAAGCCTTAACAGCAACATCTAGCTACAACTTCTGTGGTAGGTGAGCAACATTAAAGCTGAGGATACTTTGGGTTAGTACAAGACACATCACTGAAACTGCTGAATAATCTTCCCTTAACACAAAGCAGATGGGGTTAAACGTGTTGTAATTAGAAATGATTAACTGCTGTAGTCCGTCTGGAAACCTTCGAACAGTCACTCAAAATATCTTTTTCACTTAGAAACTgccttatttaaaaaaaaaaaaaaaaaaaaacaacatacatttTTTGATAAACCTTCTTACTCATCTTATCAAGCGGGTATTCAGatgtatgcagatgacacagtTATATACAGTTAAACTGGTAAAACTCCTCTGTCAGTTTCTACACAGCTCTAACTTATTTACAGTGCATAGCAGCATGGTTTGCAAATTCTTGTTTCACACTCAATGTTAATAAAACTGtgtcaatttgtttttcttccaggCCTCAGTCATCAATCGATGCTAATGGGTTAAACCTTAATATCACTGTGAGACATATTCAACCGGTTTCTTTGGGAGGAAATGTGAGAGGCATGTTAAAATGATAACCAGGGTTGTAAAGCAAATTTAAATACAGTTAGCATTATCAGAGACTGACAGCAAATATGTTAATTCTCTCTTTGATCTCCTTGCACTTAAGTTATTGTGTTACTTTTTAGTCATAAGCGACTTATACAACAACCAAATCTCTGATGATGATATACAATCGAGCAATTCCAGTAAGATCACATAATTGACATGCtcttatgaaaataaatactttaaGTTTTGATGTCACTCCTAACTGCACATGGCTCAGGTACTCCAGTGTAGCTATGTCAATAAAAAGCTCTCTGAGATTGGTCTATACATAAACAATAGAGTCTTGAATCATTTTTCCATCAGTACCTTGATATGAGCCGAAGTATCCTCGTAGCCTTGTCTGATGGAGGTTAAACTCTCTATCTGCTCCTGGAGACTTCTGATGCCCGATCGCAgctctctctgcagacagaatatctgataagGTACCTGatgacatactgtacattaccATGTACACCACACACCATCACCTCCACAACTATTGACCATTCCCTTTATTTTTGCTgtacactgaaaacatttgggTTTGACAGCAACAGATGAATATGAGAATTTAAAAGATAGCACCTGTTGTTTGAACCCACCCATTTTTCAAGTGAGCAAAATTATTGGAACATGTAACTGACAGGTGTTTTTTGCTGCCCAGTTGTGATTATTCAAACAATAAATAGCACTGAATGTCTACTCTCAGTTCCAGCCTTGGGGTTTCAATTTGCTGTAAAGAAAGAATCCTTAAACAACTGTCAGTGACATCACCAACATCGTCCAGAGGGCAGGAGTGAAGGTATCACAATCCACTGTTTGCAGAAGACTTTGAGAACAAAAGTAAAGAGGCTTCACTAGAAGATGCAAACTACTCATTAGCAATAAAAATAGGAAGGCCAGATTGGAATTTGCCAAAAAGTACAGAGACAAGGCTCATAAGTTCTGGGACAAAGTTGTATGGATTAATGAGACAAATATAAACCTTTACCAAAGTGATGGAAAGGCTAATGTGTGGAGAAAGAAAGGATATGCTCACGATCCCAAACACACTATTCTGTAAAACAAGTTGGGAGTAATATCTTGGCTTATGCTTGCATGGCATCTTCTGGAATGGGCTCATTGATCTTCATTGATGATGATCACGATCATcacatgaaggcagcagcaAAATAAACTCTACAGAACGtctacagaaacattttgtctgcAAGTTTAAAGAGAGGTGGAACAAACTGATCTGGAGAGCCTTCATCAtgcagcaaaagaaaacaacccCAACCAAGGAGTTCATCAGGGGTAAGCGGAAGGTTTTGGACTGGCCAAGTCAATCTCCAGATTTAAACCCTGCTGAGCATGCATTTTACCTGCTGAAGAGGACACTGAGGGGAGAAACCTTTAGCATTATTCCCTCTAATCTAGTTTAATCTTTACCTGTTCCTATACCATTGTTCACCTAAAAATGTGGTGTTCTGTTACAAATTGTGCTATCTTCTAGGCTCTCTAAcagattaaaatgtaaatacctGGAAATGAAAGCTGAAATGCTGATCTCTTGTCTCCTATTCATCGTTTGATATCAAACCCAAATTCAGTGTACAGCCAAAATAAAGGAATTGTCTGCGCTGTTCCAATAGTTTTGGAGGGGACTCTACTTCTCGAGACAAGTGAAGTGATGTTCATGTCTTAAATAGGTGAAGTGTCCCTTTAACACATGTTGTTGCAGCCCAGCCTAACTATTGAGCGGAGTGCAGTTTGTGTGCTGATTTGGTGTCTGACCTTACAGTCAAGGACAGCCTCCTGAATGGAGCAGCACTGGTGCTCTTCATGCTCGTCTTGCTGGCACTGTTGGCAGAGTGGCTCCCCCTCTTCTAGACAGAACACAGTGAGCATTTCTCCATGCTCCACACACAGCTCGTCTTTCTCCACTCCTCTGTATCTGCCCACAGCTTTCCCTCCATCCTCTGCCGCCCTGACTCTCTCCTCTACAGCTCCAGGCAGGACCCCAGGTCTTCTTGGCTGGTCGTGGAACAGGGCTTCCAGCAGTGTCTGCAGGACCGAGTCCATCAGCTGTGATCCATAGCAGATGGTGCAGCCGGCCTGGCCCAGCTCACCCTGGCTCAGCTCGATACATGTTGGGCACAGTTTGTGGCCACATGGTAGGGTCAGTATGCCCAACGACTGGCAACCTGGACACTCTGAGTCTTCTTCAGGTTGGGTCGGACGCTGCTGGTCCTCAACAGAATCTACACCTGGGGATTCCCCAACAGTGACAGTGTCTCTATGTTGATCATCAGGAGAGTTTGTATCTTTGTCTTGTCCCAGTTCCTCTTCCCCTTCATGATCAGCCTGACTGGCCCTCTCAGCCATGACAGCAATGCAGATGACTGGTTAAATTTAGCTCTGCCAACGAGACCTTTGCTGAGCAACAGAGTAGGTTTATGTCCCCGAGTGTGTGCTGCATCGGGTCAGGCTTGATCTGCAGTCCACATGCAATCTGAGCTTTGCAACAGGTTGCACAATCATTTGTGCTCTCTGTAACCTCAAGCTCCTCCCTGtcagctgctgcacacacccTCCCCTCTGAGAGGTGAAGTCACCCAAATGTCATGATAAAAATACTTGTGAGTTAAAAAACAAGAGGCATCAGTCAAAAGACTCTCATAGAGGAATGgaagaaacaaaataacatgACAAGTTGTTtcaaaggggctctgtggaacttctgtattatgctgtcagctgtttatttatttattttagcggactccatttctaTAGTAATGTTGCTACTGTTGCTGGTTGTCGGCAGAGCGGAGAGAGGAACTGACATGAGGCACTTAAGATTGTGCATCAAGTCACATTCCCTGGACTGGAGCAGGAAATCCGACCCAAGTCCTTCACAATGAAAACCACTGTCCAGCAGCATATAATTACATTAGGATatgttttgaattaaaaaaaaaatacaggaatagTCTGTCAAATGAACTGGCAAAGTTCTGcaaaattacagattttttcAACAGTGtagttattttttgtttcttgtacAATCTTCCGTGGGGCTCACTTATAACCCATTACCAGTTGCTGGAAAATGTTCAAGCATTGGTCAGGCAGTTGTGACTTCACATCAGAGCaaggacaacaacaaaaaatagtAACCACCAATGTAGTACTGCTTCTGCATGTGGGGCAACTAGTACGAAATGAAGAACAGTGGAAAACAGCCATGGACATGTCCAGGCCCTCATTAGCCATAGGGCCTGGATGTCAGAAagcttcctgctcctaaattcggatAAAACTGAGATGTCATTGGCCCCGCTCAACAGAGACACCACTTTGATCAGGTGACAGTTACTCTTGACAACATTTGATTCTACCCTCTCTGAccatcagcacatcaaagaaattaccaagatcaCATTTTACCATCTGCACAACATAGCTAAAATTACATAATTCCTGTCCACGGTTGGTGCAGATATCCTggttcatgcctttgtttcatCTAGGCTGGATTAttacaatgttttattttccgGTCTGACAAGTGAGAAcactaaaagtcttcaaatTGTTCAGAAGGATGCAACTAGAGTCTTAACACatacaagaaaatttgatcatattacaaCCATCCTAGCCTGACTACATTGGCTCCCAATTCATGTCAGATCAGACTTTGGGGtactgctgatgacatacaaaactgtgcAAGGCCTTGCCCCatcgtacatgtcagatctcattaaaaCATATATTCCACCTCGCACATTACACTGTCAGAACTCAGGGCTCCTGATTGTTTCAGGattaagaagaagtcagctggttgcagggctttttcctatcggccTCCTTCTCTGGAAttacctcccagctgacatcagacaatctggctctatcgacgcctttaaatctaaactcaaaacttaCTCATTTGACTTAGCCTTTAATGAGTCCTTGACTTTGATAGCAAGCTTCTTTAGTGGATCAGTCTCAGTCTCAATGAGTCTCTTACCTATAGTATTAAAATTTACATCGTCCTGCCGATGAGAAACAATGCGTTCATTCTGATTAatattgcatttctctaactttttgtttttctgtgtttcgcAAGTTGCAAGCTGTGTGGCTCTCTCACTGTCCATTCTCTATagctttctcttcctcttcctcctctcttttcattcagacTTCCTTCTGATGGAACATCAACCTCTCCTGGTTCCTGCTGCCTCACATACTGATGCTTATGGATTGTCATACTCTGGGCTCCGCTTggtcattgctctcctctgttctacTTTTCCcttatatctatatttctgtcaAATTTGATGCCTCTTCACTCTGATCTATTCTGTTTTACTGCTAATTATTGTGTGTCCTGCCttcttccaggtcaccacggTGGAGAGGATGTCGTGTGGCTCAGGCTCCACTCAGCGAAGCTTCGGCCTGCTCAGTCATCGTCTCCTTGgtccacacacagaaaacaacaaaaacgtTGAATTCAATGCGTTCAattttaaagaaagtgaaaaatgaaagtaaTAATTCCAGAATCACTCCCTTTATCCATATCGACACCAAACGTTACTGAGATCttttcaattaaaataaatgttgattCATTCTAATCAGGCTATAGTTTATATCTAAATGCAAAGTATTTTGCTATAACTGTCTATTGTGGTAAGCCGCTAGTTCTCTCTTAATCAGCGACATATCAATAGAAAGTGGTTAATATTTGATTTCTTCTCTCtgagttcactgtcagtgtCTGGTTGTTCAGAAAAAATGCCAGTCACCAGTGCAGCCTCATCTACGATGGCTGCATTACTGCATCTTGCTCACTAGGTGACACCGTATCACCTTAAAATGGAATGTGTAACACAAGAACTTCTCATGACAATGAGATTCAGATTAAGATGTACATTATATTAACAGTGAGATTGAAAGTAGTAATGAGGCCATTGGTGTAAATATGTCTTTCACATGTGAACTTTAGTCCATAAATAACAATCCATCAATGTTAATTGTACATGTTGgtgagatgtttgaaaaaaacttcctgaggttttcttttttcccttgttctttcattcattcacaaaatTTGTTGTCTCTGGCCTGTCATAATTTCTATAACTCGTTAACCCCAGCTCAAGTGTAAGTCACATTAAAAGATACAGTAAAGACAAATTCTATATCCAATATAAATGCTTATTCATCTTTATCAACCAAAATGTATGTACAAACTATTGTAAAACAGATAAATTAAGAGACTCTGATAATTATAACGGGGTCAGAGGGGGCAGGGttatgtaacatttcacttTTCCAAAGGAAGGGTATTAGTTTTTgtcattctttttatttttttctgaacatTGTCTCTTTTGACAAAAATACTTGTGACCCATGACAGAAAAcaagtcaagaaaaaaaaaaaaaaaaacagggtatCTTTTTTCTGTGTAGTTTGGGACAAATATGCAAAATGTATAACACACATTCACTCTGTCTCTTGTGTTTTCCAGCGATTCTGCCTGCACTACAGAAAAATGTACTGTCTCTGATGAGTGTTTGAAAGATGATTAGCATCGAACCATCCCAGATGGCTCGGGCTGAAGTTATGGATTAAAGTACACAGTGAAGGCTTTTCAAGTGAGCTATGAGTCAGACTCATAAAATAGTAACAGCATTGTTTACTTTGCAGAAAACAGGTGTAACAGGGTTAAATGCGGTCCTTAAACCACATCCTTGAGCTTGTAGTTTCCactataacagttattattaaaCTCTTATCTAACAACCCCGTCTTCTGTCCACATGCTCCTTTGGCTCCACTGCCTATCAATTAACTACATCCATGCACATCATTATAATTCCCATAAAACACTTTCTGTGGTGAAATGAGCATTGAT is from Sparus aurata chromosome 16, fSpaAur1.1, whole genome shotgun sequence and encodes:
- the LOC115597310 gene encoding tripartite motif-containing protein 35 isoform X2, which translates into the protein MAERASQADHEGEEELGQDKDTNSPDDQHRDTVTVGESPGVDSVEDQQRPTQPEEDSECPGCQSLGILTLPCGHKLCPTCIELSQGELGQAGCTICYGSQLMDSVLQTLLEALFHDQPRRPGVLPGAVEERVRAAEDGGKAVGRYRGVEKDELCVEHGEMLTVFCLEEGEPLCQQCQQDEHEEHQCCSIQEAVLDCKSQSVQTAQILREEFEKMQQYLRDEEAALMSQLKQEEEEKSQRMKEKIERINNDIHVLTSSIRETEEAMGLDDFVFLKSYKKASERAQCRVKEPDDESGTLIDVAKHQSCVQHQVWDKMLRIIQYFPVTMDPNTGSVCLGVSPDLSSVFVCEEQPLPDNPERFVSPPSILGSEDFSSGRHAWEVEVGDNSHWSLGVASESVHRKDWSNSDLNLSPAFDSDIDPGGGLWTVSLSSGEFWASPGHIGPLRLRRKPTRVRIQLDWERGCLTFSDGNDNTLIYRFKKQWSSILRPYFSTTCSKHPLKITAGRVTVNIE
- the LOC115597310 gene encoding tripartite motif-containing protein 35 isoform X1, with the translated sequence MAERASQADHEGEEELGQDKDTNSPDDQHRDTVTVGESPGVDSVEDQQRPTQPEEDSECPGCQSLGILTLPCGHKLCPTCIELSQGELGQAGCTICYGSQLMDSVLQTLLEALFHDQPRRPGVLPGAVEERVRAAEDGGKAVGRYRGVEKDELCVEHGEMLTVFCLEEGEPLCQQCQQDEHEEHQCCSIQEAVLDCKRELRSGIRSLQEQIESLTSIRQGYEDTSAHIKSQSVQTAQILREEFEKMQQYLRDEEAALMSQLKQEEEEKSQRMKEKIERINNDIHVLTSSIRETEEAMGLDDFVFLKSYKKASERAQCRVKEPDDESGTLIDVAKHQSCVQHQVWDKMLRIIQYFPVTMDPNTGSVCLGVSPDLSSVFVCEEQPLPDNPERFVSPPSILGSEDFSSGRHAWEVEVGDNSHWSLGVASESVHRKDWSNSDLNLSPAFDSDIDPGGGLWTVSLSSGEFWASPGHIGPLRLRRKPTRVRIQLDWERGCLTFSDGNDNTLIYRFKKQWSSILRPYFSTTCSKHPLKITAGRVTVNIE